TTCACAGAAGCGCCTCGCCTACGTTCTCCCCTTCGAAGCCAATGGTGGAAAGCTTCTTGATCTTGCgcttctccttggccttctcctcggccttttTCTGCTTGGCTAGTGTCTGCACCAGTTCGAGGTCGGCAGGGTCGTAGCCCGGGGGCGGGTCGTCGTCGCGGTCAAGGTCGATCTCGCCCATGAGGAGAACGTTCTCGCCGCGAACAACGAAGAGGCCCCGGTCGACGTCGGCGTAGAGCCCCCTGGTCTGGGTGGGTGACTGCGTGCCTGGAGGCACGAATATCCTCTCCTTTGTCTGTTGTAGTACTAGGTTGGCTAGTATGGTGGGAAAAAAGTGGATTCGCGTTAACACAGCTACCTCTTCATACTCGTGCTCGTTCGTGCGTGCGTGTATAGGTGGTCATGTGTTGTAAGAGAGAGGTAGGTTCATGGAGGCATACCAAACTGATCCCAACTGCGGAGGATGCCCGTGAGCTTTCGTCCGTCGCGCAATGCTACCATTAGCTTCTCTGTTGGTACCCCGCCGCTCGTGTCAGCCTAGTTCCTCCCGTCCAAAAGATATGTCCACAATATTGCTTCTTACTATCGGTCAGGTCGAGGAGTTGGGCAGCTGTGGTGAACATTTGCGCGGGCAACTGCTGGGGCTGGGGAGGACGGCCGCCTCCTAGGAGTCCCGGCGGGGGCATGCCGGGTCCAGGCTGGCCGGGGCCCTGAGGGAagggcggcggtgggggTTGATCGTTTATCGAGAGGTGTTCCATGGTTGTGTGCTGAAGATGGCCTATGTCTTCTAGTCCATCTGTAAAGTTTCGGGGGGTGTCTTCAAGGTTGTTGAATGGGAAGCGGGATGCAATGATGCGATGGGACAGCTGCCCGCCCTGACGTTGCCTGCCCGCacatactactacctacctactgcgtacatacctaccttagtACATAGCTGCTGCCCTGGGCTGCCCTGGGCTTGCTCCGCTGTTTGTGCAGTTCACCCCACTTTCACGGTGAGAGGCAGCGACGAGAAGTGTGTTCCTTGAAGGACAGCCCGAGTCGCACAGATCTTTTTACCACTCTACTTACACGGCTCCTGCCATAAGCTTTTAGTGGATGATTCCAGCTTCCTTCCGGCAGGCAATTTGCGTATATGTACATGATACAAGTCAGCCACATCGCAGGTTGAGCCACAAGACGGAGCGAATCTCAGCTTTATCCACTTCAGCAATCAGCTCGGCTCATACAAACCTATCGCTGCTTCCTGCGGCAGACTGCTCTCGCTTAGGTACAGCGCCTGTGCGGTGGAGCTTCCATGATCACCGGACTGTATGTCTAGTCAGTAAACACTGCCAGGGCAAGGTGAAACCAAGCGCTGTGCAGCAACCTACAGTATTATTCAACCCGGTGGCCGGACAATGAGCCGACGGGACCTGCACTGACCTCCCTGTGCTGGTTTgcctgtacctacctaggtagtgcCGCACTGCATTCTCCGGTCCTTCTGCTTCGGCTCAACCTGCTGTCAACCCCATTTCATTCTGCCACTCCATATTTCTCCATCTGCACCATACGTACCCTCGCTGTCGACAATTATACACAAAAGATCCCATGAGGACTATGTCCAAACCCGCTTCGACCACCAGAAGCCGTTCCTTTTCTCTCGCCCTTGCGCTGTAACCATTCTGCGCGCCCGTCCATCGGCGGACGAGGGCAGCTCTCTTCCCGTCGTCCAGTCGACTTTGACTTACTCGTCCTCTAGCCTCAAATCTCTGCACTGGGGCTCTCTTTTTTCCGCCCACCAGCCTCGCCTTGAGGTTTGCCTCGCCTGGTCTTACCTGGTCCGGATACAATAAAAAAGCAGGCAACCAAGAAACATATTTACGAGGACCCCCCTTTCGCCATGGCTTCTACCGACGTTACCATGGCCGACGCACCTTCCGGGCGGCCTGATCGCCGCTCCAacgcttctcctcctcccggtCAGTCACAGTCACAGTCTAAGAGAGACAAGCGACGCCAAATGCTTGCCGAACGCATTGCAACCCTTTCCGACAAATGGAGCAAGGACAGAGACCAGGCCTTTCGCGAACAACTACAAAAGATTCAGATTGACACCAGTCTGGTCATGCGAGTCGACCCCTATGTCGATCGACCTTTGGACAGCTTCGAAGAGGATCAGAGACGACTCAACCAGCTCAATGGCGCCGACTCCGACGGTGGTCCACGATCCCTCCTTGACATGGCTGGCCCCAAATTTGCCAAGTGGATGGAGAACGTACAGGATCTTGCAGAGCAACGCGATTATGCTCTCACCAAATTTAAAGTACGTCTCCCGATCATAACCGTTCAACGCTCCGCCAGTCAAAGTGCCAATGCTGACTCTTGGTTCCGCAGTTTGACtacgagaagaagatcgcCGAATACCTCAATACGCATGCCTATAAGACGGAGCTTGCGAACAGAGAACACAAGGCGCTTGCCTCGACCCTCCGCGACCGACtgatcaacatcatcacttCGAAAAAATACCGGCtcaacaaggagaaggaggcccTCGAGATTGCCGATGCGTCCGCACTCCTCTTACACCCCAACCAATTCAGCATCACAAACCCAGCCAGCCCCGGAGGCACACACGGCAAGCGGGCCACCCGCCTGCGGAGAGAAATGGAGGAGATGAACGGCATGGACagcaagaaaagaaagcgCAACATGAATGATGACGACGGTTCTCCAGCGCCACAGCGCCGTGCACTCGACCCCAACAGCACTACACCCCTATGGCAGACCGACCGTCTGGTCCAACGCAAGACCACCGGCCCCATCTACAGCATTGACAAGCTGTTCACGGACAAGGAATTGTCAATGACCTACAACCAGTCGGCCTTGGCTGCGCACAAATACATTCTTACCCATAAGCCACGGTTTGACGACTATGGGCGCCCTATCTCGTCACCCGAGGGTAGTGTTTCCGGTAGCGGCGACCCTGATGATCTCGACTCGGAGTCGGCTCCGTCGGCGCcgatgatggagaggaaCGTTTCGCACGCTACTCGCAGCAACAAAAGTGGGGCTAACAATCCCAACTTTGACGACAAACTCATGGGCTTGGAGATGCTCGCTAACTTCGACTTCCCCGGTAACCTTGAGCGTTTGACTAGCAGTCAGGACCCTAAGCAGCCTCCTGCCTTCCCGTCACAATACGTCAAGGGCCATGCAAAGCAGTCTGAGTTTAACACACCGGCAGCACTGGCTAATGACGACGTGACCGGGGACTTGATGGTTATGCATGCCCTGAAGCAGTACGACCAGCTTAACGGCATGGGCGCCAATCTACAGACTGAGCATGGAAGCATGAAGCTTCTCCAATCGGTGTCGCTCCCGGTCAAGGACCGCAGATTTGTGTCATTTGTCCAGGGCGAGCGGCCGTCGGAGAACGAACTCAGGCAGCGCCTTGGTCTTCCCCCGATCAAGGAGCCTGTCGAGCCCGAAAGATCTGAGCCAATCAATGGTCTCGGTATCGGCACCCCGTCAAAGGGCGGCCGCTCGGGTACTCCGTCTCATCACCAGTCTCCTGCTAAGGCGCTTGGGGGTGTCTCTATGAGCAGACAGTCTAGCGCCAACGGCGGCGTGGCGATGAGCCGGACCAGCAGCAGAAAGGGACGCGGCGGCCGCGGTGGCTGAACAGGACGGCGGCCTAGACATGATTAAGAAACGGATTTTGACGACGAGAGCTTCGGGCATTGGTCGGTGGTAAACGGTTTGCAACGACGAAAGAGAGTGCCCAGCGCCGCCTGGCACAAGGTGCTTCACATATTACACTGAATGTTTGCTCCTTTACGATGGTGCCTGTTTTGCCTCCATCGCGCacaggaagggaaagagggaCAGAGAGGCGTTTGTTGAGATACTGGATCGAGGGTTGCGCATACATTGAAGGGGTTACGGAGTTTAAGGAAACATGGCTGGACTTTATTACAGGTGCTACTTGAGCATTGAACACTTTCATGCCTGCAGTTGTAGCATTACCATAGGTATTACGTATCATCGTATTTGGTTCGTTGATTACCGTGGTTATACCGCATACTGTTTGGCATCTCGCTCGTATTTTGGGAGTTTACTAGGCTTCGCTTTGCTTTGTGCTTATGTTATCCATTCCAAATCAATATCGACAACCACATGAGGTGTTGCCGGAAGTTCATTAGCTGATTTCGTTGAGCAAGACTCACAGTCATTGACTAACTTTTTGGTGACTATTACTAGCTCGATGAAGGCGCAAACACGATATAGAAAAATTGTTCGCGGACATAGGAGTTCAAACACCTATCAGCATCCGATCCCTCAAAACTGCCATTAAACTCTATCAAACCATTACTTATTCTCATTCACTTAGAGAATACTCCAACCCGCCTCCTGTGTCCACCATAAGAGAACATGCACTAAGTCAAGGTCCAAAAACCAGGGCCCTCACCTCAATGCTCTCCCGTCCCTCAGCATCCGCTCTCTGTCTCGGATCCTCAAAAGCCGTATGCGGCACCCTTCCCCCTTTcaccttcctcccctcctccaggtCCTCTCTGCCTGCCCAACTATCAAAGCACTCCAACAGAATCCTTTCGTCGCCCGTCATGCCGCTCAAAAAGTACCACTTTTGCCCTTCATCATGCAGCACCGCGGCCGTCTGACCGGTATAGCCATTCTTATACCGATGCTCCACGGGCACTATATCTTTGTCGTCTACCGTCTGTGAACTGGCAAACGCCAGCGGGTAGCTTTCCACGGGCCCTTTGTTCAGCGGCCGCCATACGTTGACGATGCGGTACCTCCCTTGCAACAACCGCTCGGCTTCCTCCGGAGAGGGAGCGTGTCGGCGCACACGTTGCGCGACGGAGTAGGCGGTTTGGTCAATGTGTACGCGCTGCACTGGGCCACGGGGCGCAGAGGGGGAGGTGCGGCGGATGGTGTGGTCGAAGATGATGACTTTGTTGGAACCGGGGATGGTGTCCAGAAGGAGGCGGGTGACTTCGGGGTAGTAGAGTTGGGAGATGGAGGCGTCGGAGGTGAAGTTGGAGCCGTTCTTTGCAGGGTCTTCTTCggcggagggagggaggcCCTGGAGAATTTGGAAGGCGTCGTTATCGAGTGTGAAGGAGGACTCGAGGCCGCGGATGTCGTGGATGGTGACGGGGAGGGTTTGGGTAGAGTAGTTACGCTCGGGAACGCCGGGGGCCGGGTCGATGTTGTTAAAGGGACTTGAGCCGTCCGAAGGGGGCTCGTAGAAGTTCAGGGGGGCGACAACGTCACCGCGGGGGACGCGGTCTTctgaggtggtgatggtcatTGTGTGATGGTATAGGATGGGAAGGTGGAACTTTGGTTGTGGATAGGGTAGTGGGAGGTGTCTTGAGCAAGTATAATACGGCTGCTTTGGTGTTGATAGTGCTGTTGTTGAATGTCTTTCAAACAACGGTGATGGGGTGGTGGATGTGAACGGATTTATATCTTCCTTCACATATACATTTTCTTCCATTCACATCACACCGGTGATAAAAACCAGAAAACCTCACTGACATTAGTAACATTGATTAGGATTTCAAAGCGCTAAGTGGATTATAGTTATTCAACAAGATGCTGTACACCAGCGCATCCCAGTGTCGAGATGTTTTTCCGTCACGAGGTTGGACTTACACGTGCGCTTGCTTCAACGCTGGGAACGGTGAAATTGAAGCCATTCGTTAGGACGATCACGCCATGCGAAGGGCGCGCCCATGTTCGGCACTGGAATTAACAAGTTGACAGGTCATCCCCTGCAGTGCCACTGCGGATATAGTGGTGTCGTTCAGATCTCGGATGGGATAGGTTCGGAATTAGTAATCCGGGTTGGGACGGTGTAAAGGATGGAGTTGTTTTTGTTCCAGTTGCCCTCTAGTGTAATATGGGGTTGTTCTCCTCGGGATTTGTTCCCGCTGCGAATGTCAGCATTGTTTTGAGACATGGCGACATGATGCTCTCAGTCGTTTTTTTGCAGAACCCCATTGTTCAAGGCCTATTCAATCcagtgttgatgatggttgaAGAATTGTAAAAGATTCCAAAATGTTATGCCGAGGCAATGACGTCGGCGTAGAGGGGGTCCGTGCTCGGTTAAGCACTTTCACAGCCCTGAAAATGTggactctctctctctcagccTGCCTTGCCTGCCACCAGCTGAAGACCGTTAACAGAATAACAGGGGTCTGTTGAACTGCGGGGACAGTTTTGCGGTCGCGTTCTCATTCGTCCACAATTATGTACAGCTGCTGCTTGGCGACGGATCCAAACCTGTCAATCAATCCGATGGGGTCGGGTTCGGTCGCCGCAACAACGACGGGAAATTCCAAAGTAAACAATTGACAGCCAGCATTTCAGATTCACACCTTTTGGATAGGGGCCTTCATGTGCACGCGCCCTCTGCTGCATCCTTTGCTAACACTATTTCCATATTGCTTAACCATTCACTCACTCCATTAGCCGCACTGTATCCACCactaccatcaccaccaccacaccggGCCTCATGCGCCCACAACCAGGGCTGCcatggacgaggacgaagacgcGTCCATGATGTCGGTCGACGACATTTCGTCGTCCACGGATCCACTCCTCGAGACGGCCGCCACCCCAGCGTCTCGCTCCGTGACACCGGCGATTCCAGCCCGCCAACCCGCATCGGCGCGTCGCGGTTCCCGTAGAAACCAGCAGCCCACTCCGCGAACCCAGCGAGTCCAAGCCCTTCGAGAAAGCACGCCGAGAAAGCGCATGTTCGAGTTGGACGTTGGAGACGCGCGATCGCCCCAGCGCCTGCTGGTCACCGTCGAAGCCGAGAGCTCGAGAGTCACTTCAAGAAGCAGTGTTAGTCGCCGTCTGTTTCAACACTCGACGCCAACTGCTCGCAGCATCCGcgaaagagaaagaacaaCTTCGGTTACGGTTCCCTTGCGCGGcgtggaggatgatgacgacgacgagattACTCGACTTGGCGAATTTGTTACACCGAGGCCGCGCGGAAGGCCGCCACGAACAGCTACTCCAGGCACGGCCTTGCGCTCCGAGACACCAAAGACGACAACTCGCCCGATGCGACCAGCGACCCCCGGATTTCAACTGCGCGAAGCACGGTCCTCGTCAAAGGATGTCTTGGATTCAGATGTCACAATCGATTTCAGCAAGCTCGGGTTTACACCAGGGACAAAGCGCCGGATTAGCTTGACACCAGGGCCCAGCAGTCGTGCGCCAAAGCGGAGAAAGGGTGTTTCGTCGCCAGTCAGACAGCCTAGTCTGCTGGGTCCAGGCTCTGCGCGAAGGAAACGAGGCCGGCCGAGGAAAGATTCGATTGCGCACGACCAGTTTTCCGCCCTCATAGACCGAGATCTTACGGCCCTCAAAGAAGACGACTCCGACCATGAGCCCGTGCCCGAAGCGGGTTCCAGTCGTGACCAACAAGACCGAAACCGAGGTCGAgaccaagaacaagaacaagaacataCCCGTCGCGAGCGCATTTTTCAACGAGTACCGTCAAACGTCATCCTGGGCAATACAGGTGTTGGGGCTCCCTCGAGTGATGCCCCTAGGCCTGACGAGTCGGAAGGTGACCTGTGGCTGGACAACTCATTCAATCCACCTCAGGATACACCGGCCGCTCGACGGTGGAACGGGGCACCAAGAGCGCAATCCTCCAGGCTGGAACAGCTGCGACCGGAACCCGCGCGTCGAGAAACGCCTCAACTGGAGTCGGAGCTTTCGCATGGGGATGAGTATGTCGAGTTCGCGGACTTTGGTGGCGGCGAATCGCATAGCGACATCGAATCGGAACTGGAGGATGATAATGCGACCCCCAGGGATACACCGGTTCAGCCAACAGAGACTAGGTTGCCAGGCGAAGAATTCACCATGATAGACCCGTATTCGCTACTATCTATGCAGCAGAATTCGAGCTATGTCGAGGAACAAGGGCACGGAGGAGCGCAAAACAAGGATACCCGCGACGGAGACACGACAAGTTTCTACATCAGTAAGACGATCGGGTCGTTGCGGATAAGTCAGCAGGAATCGGACGAGCGATCAAGTCACATTAGGACAATCGATTATCCTGTCAATCCCAATTGGACGACTACACCCAGGGCACCCGTTCCCAGTTACGATCCACTATATCGATATTCGACAGGAGATAATAGGGGAGAGGCCGAGGTggtagaggaagaagaggtagaGGGGGATGCGCATGAGCGCAACGAGTCTCTGGAAAGGCACCAGAATCGACCATATCCAGGAACAGAACAAGATTCAGAACGGGAAGAGCAAGACCGGGGCTCGCATCGGGATTTGCAGCGGGATCGCGAACTAGAGTCGGAACTTGCACTCGAGCCTGGGTCCGATGCTGGATCAGAACCAAAAGTAGACTCAAGATCTGAACGTGGAAAGGAGGCGGAACCACAACATGAGCCTGCACCTGAGCCCGAAGAAGAGCCTGAAGAATCCGACATATGGTTTCAAAAAGAACCACCAAGGCGACAACAACGAGAGCTGCGAAAGGGGAGAACACATGAACCAGAACCCGAACCTGAGCCAGAACCCGCGGCGGAATTCAATACTTGGGTTCGGGCAGAACAAAGACAAGAACATCAATATCGAACACAGTTGGAATCTAGCCTTTTGCATCAGCGGCAAGCAAATCGAACAAATAGAACAAATCGACTGGAACGCGAACGGGAACAAGAACTTGAGCAAATAGCTGGGAATACGCCAGACTTCGAACCCTTGCCTGAACAGCGGTCTGAATCACCGCAAGAACCTGAGCGTGAGCCGGTATCTGAACCTCACCTTGAGGAAGaacaggagcaggagcaggagcaggagcttGAGGATAATCTGGAGTATGAGCGCCAACAGGAAAGTGAAGCAGAAGCACGGCAGGAACAAGCACAACAGCCCAAGTCAAGGCGGGTAAAgtcaccacaccaccagaAAGGCCGGTCGCTTGAAAGACAAGTGGATGTAGATGTCCgtggtgatgttggggtGGATTCATCAAACCGCTCTGTGGACTATGACCAATTTGAAACACAGGAATCAAGTGTCCTATATCACGGCCATCTTCGAAGAGAATCGCGAGGCGCCCTGCCACCTGAACCATCAAGTCCGTTATTTAGAAAATCTCAGACAGATGTTCAGCAACAGACAACAAAGACAAGTATTCAGCCCTCTGTCGAGCGGCCTTCATCTGTGAATAACCCCCACCCCTTACATGCATCGAACAGTATTCTGACACCTGATAAGACACCATCTCCTGTCCCTCCAGAACCCC
The Neurospora crassa OR74A linkage group II, whole genome shotgun sequence DNA segment above includes these coding regions:
- a CDS encoding methyltransferase, producing MEENVYVKEDINPFTSTTPSPLFERHSTTALSTPKQPYYTCSRHLPLPYPQPKFHLPILYHHTMTITTSEDRVPRGDVVAPLNFYEPPSDGSSPFNNIDPAPGVPERNYSTQTLPVTIHDIRGLESSFTLDNDAFQILQGLPPSAEEDPAKNGSNFTSDASISQLYYPEVTRLLLDTIPGSNKVIIFDHTIRRTSPSAPRGPVQRVHIDQTAYSVAQRVRRHAPSPEEAERLLQGRYRIVNVWRPLNKGPVESYPLAFASSQTVDDKDIVPVEHRYKNGYTGQTAAVLHDEGQKWYFLSGMTGDERILLECFDSWAGREDLEEGRKVKGGRVPHTAFEDPRQRADAEGRESIEVRALVFGP